In Notamacropus eugenii isolate mMacEug1 chromosome 1, mMacEug1.pri_v2, whole genome shotgun sequence, one genomic interval encodes:
- the PAPSS2 gene encoding bifunctional 3'-phosphoadenosine 5'-phosphosulfate synthase 2 isoform X1: MSGIKKQKTDVQQKSTNVVYQAHHVSRNKRGQVVGTRGGFRGCTVWLTGLSGAGKTTISFALEEYLVSHGIPCYSLDGDNVRHGLNKNLGFSTGDREENIRRIAEVAKLFADAGLVCITSFISPFAKDRENARKIHESAGLPFFEIFVDAPLNICESRDVKGLYKKARAGEIKGFTGIDSEYEKPETPELVVKTNLSSVSDCVQQVVDLLQEQTIVPHSVTKGIHELFVPENEVDMVRAEAEKLPSLLITKLDLQWVQVLSEGWATPLKGFMREKEFLQVIHFDTLLDDGVLNLSVPIVLPISEDDKKRLQSCSEFALEYDGRKVAILRDPEFYEHRKEERCARVWGTTCAQHPHIKMVMGSGDWLVGGDLQVLERIRWNDGLDQYRLTPLELKQRFKEMNADAVFAFQLRNPVHNGHALLMQDTRRRLLERGYKHPVLLLHPLGGWTKDDDVPLPWRMKQHAAVLEEEVLDPKSTIVAIFPSPMLYAGPTEVQWHCRSRMMAGANFYIVGRDPAGMPHPESKKDLYEPTHGGKVLGMAPGLTSVEIIPFRVAAYNKAQKSMAFYDPARHNEFDFISGTRMRKLAREGENPPDGFMAPKAWKVLTDYYRSLEKEN, from the exons GATGTCCAACAGAAATCTACAAATGTGGTCTACCAAGCTCACCATGTGAGTAGGAATAAGAGAGGCCAGGTTGTTGGGACCAGAGGAGGATTTCGAGGCTGTACAGTATGGTTAACAG GTCTCTCTGGTGCTGGAAAAACAACCATCAGCTTTGCCCTAGAAGAATACTTGGTGTCCCACGGCATCCCTTGCTACTCCCTGGATGGGGACAACGTGCGCCATGGCCTCAACAAAAACCTTGGCTTCTCCACTGGAGACCGAGAAGAAAACATTCGCCGGATCGCCGAGGTGGCCAAGTTGTTTGCCGACGCAGGGCTGGTTTGCATCACCAGCTTCATCTCTCCATTTGCAAAG GACCGGGAGAATGCTCGGAAAATTCACGAGTCAGCGGGCCTCCCCTTCTTTGAAATCTTTGTTGATGCCCCTTTGAACATCTGTGAAAGCAGAGATGTGAAAGGCCTCTACAAGAAAGCCCGGGCTGGGGAAATCAAAG GGTTTACAGGAATCGACTCTGAATATGAAAAGCCGGAAACGCCTGAACTGGTTGTGAAGACCAACCTGTCGTCTGTGAGCGACTGTGTGCAGCAGGTGGTGGACTTGCTTCAGGAGCAG ACCATCGTGCCCCATTCGGTGACAAAAGGCATCCATGAGCTTTTTGTCCCAGAAAACGAAGTTGATATGGTTCGAGCTGAAGCCGAGAAGCTGCCTTCCTTACTGATCACCAAG CTGGATTTGCAATGGGTCCAAGTGCTTAGCGAAGGTTGGGCCACACCCCTCAAAGGCTTCATGAGGGAGAAGGAATTTTTGCAAGTGATACACTTTGACACTTTGCTGGATG ATGGTGTCCTCAACCTGAGTGTTCCCATTGTCCTCCCTATCTCCGAGGATGACAAGAAGCGGCTCCAGAGCTGCAGTGAATTTGCCCTGGAATATGATGGACGGAAGGTGGCCATCCTGAGAGACCCGGAATTCTATGAGCACAGGAAGGAAGAGAGGTGTGCTCGCGTCTGGGGGACCACCTGTGCCCAGCACCCCCACATCAAG ATGGTGATGGGAAGTGGAGACTGGCTAGTCGGTGGAGACCTCCAGGTCCTGGAGAGGATCCGCTGGAATGACGGGCTGGACCAGTACCGCCTCACGCCCCTGGAGCTCAAGCAGAGGTTTAAAGAAATGAATGCAG ATGCGGTGTTTGCATTCCAGCTTCGCAATCCCGTCCACAATGGCCACGCGCTGCTCATGCAGGACACTCGCCGACGCCTTCTGGAGAGAGGCTATAAGCATCCTGTGCTCTTGCTGCATCCCCTGGGCGGCTGGACCAAGGATGATGATGTGCCCTTGCCGTGGCGCATGAAGCAGCATGCGGCCGTGCTGGAGGAGGAGGTCCTGGACCCCAAATCCACCATTGTGGCCATCTTCCCTTCACCAATGCTCTATGCTGGCCCCACAGAG GTCCAGTGGCACTGCCGGTCCCGAATGATGGCCGGGGCCAATTTCTACATCGTAGGCAGGGACCCTGCGGGAATGCCCCATCCTGAGTCCAAGAAAGACCTGTATGAGCCCACTCACGGGGGAAAGGTCCTAGGCATGGCTCCTGGTCTCACATCTGTGGAAATTATCCCTTTCCGTGTGGCTGCCTACAACAAGGCCCAGAAATCCATGGCCTTCTACGACCCAGCAAG GCACAATGAGTTCGATTTCATCTCGGGGACACGGATGAGGAAGCTTGCCCGGGAAGGAGAAAATCCCCCCGATGGCTTCATGGCCCCCAAAGCCTGGAAAGTGCTCACAGACTATTACAGATCCCTAGAGAAGGAGAATTAG
- the PAPSS2 gene encoding bifunctional 3'-phosphoadenosine 5'-phosphosulfate synthase 2 isoform X2: MSGIKKQKTDVQQKSTNVVYQAHHVSRNKRGQVVGTRGGFRGCTVWLTGLSGAGKTTISFALEEYLVSHGIPCYSLDGDNVRHGLNKNLGFSTGDREENIRRIAEVAKLFADAGLVCITSFISPFAKDRENARKIHESAGLPFFEIFVDAPLNICESRDVKGLYKKARAGEIKGFTGIDSEYEKPETPELVVKTNLSSVSDCVQQVVDLLQEQTIVPHSVTKGIHELFVPENEVDMVRAEAEKLPSLLITKLDLQWVQVLSEGWATPLKGFMREKEFLQVIHFDTLLDGMPCPDGVLNLSVPIVLPISEDDKKRLQSCSEFALEYDGRKVAILRDPEFYEHRKEERCARVWGTTCAQHPHIKMVMGSGDWLVGGDLQVLERIRWNDGLDQYRLTPLELKQRFKEMNADAVFAFQLRNPVHNGHALLMQDTRRRLLERGYKHPVLLLHPLGGWTKDDDVPLPWRMKQHAAVLEEEVLDPKSTIVAIFPSPMLYAGPTEVQWHCRSRMMAGANFYIVGRDPAGMPHPESKKDLYEPTHGGKVLGMAPGLTSVEIIPFRVAAYNKAQKSMAFYDPARHNEFDFISGTRMRKLAREGENPPDGFMAPKAWKVLTDYYRSLEKEN, encoded by the exons GATGTCCAACAGAAATCTACAAATGTGGTCTACCAAGCTCACCATGTGAGTAGGAATAAGAGAGGCCAGGTTGTTGGGACCAGAGGAGGATTTCGAGGCTGTACAGTATGGTTAACAG GTCTCTCTGGTGCTGGAAAAACAACCATCAGCTTTGCCCTAGAAGAATACTTGGTGTCCCACGGCATCCCTTGCTACTCCCTGGATGGGGACAACGTGCGCCATGGCCTCAACAAAAACCTTGGCTTCTCCACTGGAGACCGAGAAGAAAACATTCGCCGGATCGCCGAGGTGGCCAAGTTGTTTGCCGACGCAGGGCTGGTTTGCATCACCAGCTTCATCTCTCCATTTGCAAAG GACCGGGAGAATGCTCGGAAAATTCACGAGTCAGCGGGCCTCCCCTTCTTTGAAATCTTTGTTGATGCCCCTTTGAACATCTGTGAAAGCAGAGATGTGAAAGGCCTCTACAAGAAAGCCCGGGCTGGGGAAATCAAAG GGTTTACAGGAATCGACTCTGAATATGAAAAGCCGGAAACGCCTGAACTGGTTGTGAAGACCAACCTGTCGTCTGTGAGCGACTGTGTGCAGCAGGTGGTGGACTTGCTTCAGGAGCAG ACCATCGTGCCCCATTCGGTGACAAAAGGCATCCATGAGCTTTTTGTCCCAGAAAACGAAGTTGATATGGTTCGAGCTGAAGCCGAGAAGCTGCCTTCCTTACTGATCACCAAG CTGGATTTGCAATGGGTCCAAGTGCTTAGCGAAGGTTGGGCCACACCCCTCAAAGGCTTCATGAGGGAGAAGGAATTTTTGCAAGTGATACACTTTGACACTTTGCTGGATG GCATGCCCTGTCCTG ATGGTGTCCTCAACCTGAGTGTTCCCATTGTCCTCCCTATCTCCGAGGATGACAAGAAGCGGCTCCAGAGCTGCAGTGAATTTGCCCTGGAATATGATGGACGGAAGGTGGCCATCCTGAGAGACCCGGAATTCTATGAGCACAGGAAGGAAGAGAGGTGTGCTCGCGTCTGGGGGACCACCTGTGCCCAGCACCCCCACATCAAG ATGGTGATGGGAAGTGGAGACTGGCTAGTCGGTGGAGACCTCCAGGTCCTGGAGAGGATCCGCTGGAATGACGGGCTGGACCAGTACCGCCTCACGCCCCTGGAGCTCAAGCAGAGGTTTAAAGAAATGAATGCAG ATGCGGTGTTTGCATTCCAGCTTCGCAATCCCGTCCACAATGGCCACGCGCTGCTCATGCAGGACACTCGCCGACGCCTTCTGGAGAGAGGCTATAAGCATCCTGTGCTCTTGCTGCATCCCCTGGGCGGCTGGACCAAGGATGATGATGTGCCCTTGCCGTGGCGCATGAAGCAGCATGCGGCCGTGCTGGAGGAGGAGGTCCTGGACCCCAAATCCACCATTGTGGCCATCTTCCCTTCACCAATGCTCTATGCTGGCCCCACAGAG GTCCAGTGGCACTGCCGGTCCCGAATGATGGCCGGGGCCAATTTCTACATCGTAGGCAGGGACCCTGCGGGAATGCCCCATCCTGAGTCCAAGAAAGACCTGTATGAGCCCACTCACGGGGGAAAGGTCCTAGGCATGGCTCCTGGTCTCACATCTGTGGAAATTATCCCTTTCCGTGTGGCTGCCTACAACAAGGCCCAGAAATCCATGGCCTTCTACGACCCAGCAAG GCACAATGAGTTCGATTTCATCTCGGGGACACGGATGAGGAAGCTTGCCCGGGAAGGAGAAAATCCCCCCGATGGCTTCATGGCCCCCAAAGCCTGGAAAGTGCTCACAGACTATTACAGATCCCTAGAGAAGGAGAATTAG